The genomic window AAAACACCAAAGCGCGTGGCCAAAGCCTACGAGTATTTGACCCAGGGGTATGATGCGGATCTGAAAAAAATTGTCAATGACGCGCTTTTTCATGAAGATGTTGAAGAAATGATTGTGGCGCGCGATATCGAATTTTATAGCATGTGCGAACACCACATGCTTCCGTTTTACGGCAAATGCCATATTGCCTATTTGCCCAAAGGCAAAGTCATCGGTCTCAGCAAAATGCCGCGTATTGTTGATATGTTTTCCAGACGTCTGCAGGCTCCAGGAACGTCTGACCAATCAAATTGCGAAAACGCTGCAGGAGATTCTGACACCGTATGGTGTGGGCGTGATCATGGAAGGAACGCATTTGTGTATGCGCATGCGCGGTGTTGAAAAGCAAAACAGTGTTGTCACGTCCAGCGCTATGCTGGGTACCTTTCGCAGCGAACGGGCGACGCGTATGGAATTTTTAAGCCTGATACAGAACGGGAGATCCGTATGATAACAGCCTGGGTCACCGGCGGGTCCAGCGGTATCGGCAGGGCGATTGCCGGGGCATTGGTCGAACATGATGTGCGTGTGGTTTTGTCCGCACGCGAAAAAACACGCCTTGAACAGGCTGCAGAGTCGATTACAACGGACGATAACCGGGTCAAACCCATCGTGTGCAATTCCGCCGGCAGCCGCGATGTTGAGGCATTGATGCGCAGCGTATCCAACAGCTGGGCGGGATCGATCTTTTGGTGAATAATGCCGGTGTGGCGCATTTTCAGGACATTGCCGCACTGAGTGAAGAGCATTGGGATGATATGATGCAGGTTAACGCCAAAGGCGCATTTTTGTGCAGCAAGGCGGTTCTGCCGGGCATGGTTGCCCGCGGACAAGGACACATTATCAATATCGTTTCCGTGGCCGGACGCCAACCGTTCCCGGGGAGCGGCGGCTATTGCGCCTCAAAATATGCCATGCAGGGATTTACCGATGTATTGCGCATGGAAGCGCGACAATACGGCATCCGGGTGACGTCATTAATGCCGGGCGCCACAGCAACCCCGCTATGGGGTGATGCGCCGGTCAATTTTGATGCCATGATGCAACCGGAAACGGTTGCACGGGCGGTGGTGGATATCTATCAAACGCCCAGAGACGCCATGATCGAAGAAGTGGTGCTGCGGCCGCAGGGCGGAGATCTGTAAACGGTAACCGTTTTCAGATACCTGGATCTTACCTTTACAAAAGGAACCCAGATGAACAAAACGATCGTTATCCTGCTGGCAGCAGCAGGTGATTCCGACAGCGTCACAGTCGAGGTCCTGGCGCAATCTACCCAACGTTGGGACGGCCAGCCCTTGCCCGAGTATGAATTAGGCGCAGCCGAGGTGACGATCCTCCGAACTGCCATTCCGCCTCGTACTAAACTGCCCCTGCACGCGCATCCGGTCATCAATGCCGGGGCGCTGCTGAAAGGTCAGCTGACTGTGGTGAAAAAGACATCATCTCATGGCAGGCCAGTCCATTATCGAGGTGGTGGATACCCCGCATTATGGTATCAACGAGGGTGATAGACCTGCTGAAATTATTGTGTTTTACGCCGGTGTCAGGATAAACCGATCACGCTGAAAGGCGCTGATCTGAAAAAATTCAAGCTTTTTTTATCTAAAATATCAGGGTTATCATGTCCGATCCAATTCTGTTTGAACCCATCGGTATCATCCATTCACCGCATACCGAGCCGGCCCAGGTTCCCATCCAGCCGGTATTTTGCGGGAATATCAGAGCAAGTGTGCATCTTGATCCGCACTATGCAGACGGACTCTTGCATCTGGACGGATTTTCGCATATCTATCTGTTTTACTGGTTTCATCGTTCGGCAAAGACAGCATTGCAGCTCACACCCTATCTGATGGATAAACTTGTGGGTATATTTGCCACGCGGGCGCCGCATCGCCCCAATAAATTGGGAATGAGCCTGGTGCAGCTGCTGCAAATTGAGGATAATGTGCTGCATATACAGGGCGTGGATATCCTTGACGGCACGCCGCTGCTGGATATCAAGCCGTATATCAAACGCTTTGATCAGCGGGAGCAGGTACGCTCGGGATGGCAGGAAGGCGTGGATGACGACGAAGCGGCGTCGCGCGGAAACCGGGATTACAAGTCTGACTGATTGTCCTGAAGATTGTGTCGTTTTTTAAATAACGCACTCTGGATGATTACTGAATTCTGTACGTTCACGTTAAAAATGATCGGAAATCACCAAGCCCATGAACCCTCAAAAAGCTGAGCAGATTAGCCGATTGCCTTCGTATACCCGGTTATAGGGGGAGGTCTCCCCCTCGCTAAACCGGCGTTGTAGAACTTTTTGTTGTATTATTGCCGGTTTTTCGTATATTCAGGTGGTTGTAAACAACAAGGGGCGCTTGAAATGTGTATGAACAGGAGGAAAACAATGAGAACAAGACGCTATTTTTGGGTTCTTTTCCTGTTTCTGGTTCCCGTATGCGTATGGGGCCAAAAACAAAAGATCGAGAAACTGGAGGATATGCCGGTTTTTAATTACGAGATTCCGGCCAAACCGTCAGACTTTATTCAGCAGAAAAGCGGTTTTGACGCGTTTGTCGATCAAGTGGAAGCGGATCTCAAAGGGGTTCTGCAGGATTACGAGATTAATGATAAAACAACATTAAAGGATATTTACGGGGCTCTGATCACCGTCGCGCTGCTGGAACAGGATGCGGAACGGGTGCTCAAATGGGTGGAAAAACGGCGGGAACTGGAGGAAAAGCCGGCGTCCAAATTGATGAGCGGTCTGAATGCCCGCATTCTCGCCCAAACCTGGCAGGAAAAAAACAGCTATGAACCGGACCAAATCCGCGACGCGTTTCGTGCCAAATTCAAGGCCGTCGTGGATTCTCTGCCCTGGGATGTGGTGCAGGACCAGGTGGAATCGACCAAGGGCGCGTTTGAAATGATGAGCCCGAATGTTTACATTGGTGTTGTTCAATCTCAAATGGACCCGGCCTTTGAAAAAACAAACTCTATCAGCGGGGAGGCGGCCAAGAGTCTGCTGAATATTCGCAGCGCCCTGACCCTGATGTATCATTTGCGTTCAGAGATCATCGAGACCTATGATGCCTATATCCAGAACAATAAAGTGGAAAAACAGAATATCTGGCCGGACCGCAATGTCGTTTTTGACGGCACTGAAGGATACAGCCCGGTTCTGATCGGTATCTGGGATTCCGGTGTGGATGCCGATGTATTCGGCGATCAGATGTGGGTTAATGCAGACGAACAGCCGGACGGCGCGGATCATGACGGCAACGGTTATGTCGATGATATTCACGGTATTGCGTTTGATCTTGAGGAATACTATTCTCCCGATCTGCTGTATCCGCTGCCGCCCGAACAGGCGGAGCGAACCTCTGATATGATCGCGCAGACAAAGGGTCTGCAAGATCTCCAGGCCGCGGTGAACAGCGAAGAAGCTCAGGTGCTGCGCAAACGCCTGGGCTCAATGCCTTCGGAACAAGTGAAACCGTTTTTGGAGGATTTGATGATGTTTGCCCTGTACATGCACGGCACGCATGTATCGGGCATTGCCGCGGACGGTAATCCGTATGCACGTATCCTCGGCGCGCGCATTACCTTTGATTATCGTTCCATACCGGCTCCGCCTTCGGTGGAACAGGCAACGCGCGCGTGTGAAAACTATATGAACACCGTCCGTTATTTCCAGGAGCACGGGGTGCGCACCGTGAACATGAGCTGGGGCTGGACGTTCTCGGAAATCGAAGGCATGCTGGAGGCCAACGGCATCGGCAAAGACGCGGAAGAGCGGCGCGAAAAAACCCGTGAGATTTTCACGATTTACAAAGACGGATTGTACAACGCCATCAAGAGCGCGCCGGAGATTCTGTTTGTCACCGCGGCCGGCAATTCGGATAATGACGTCGAATTTGATCAGGTCATCCCGTCTTCGTTTGATCTGCCGAATCTGCTGGTGGCCGGCGCTGTGGATCAGGCCGGTGAAGAGACCTCGTTTACCAGTTTCGGCGAGCGGGTCACATTGCATGCCAACGGGTTCGAGGTTGACAGCTATCTGCCGGGCGGTACGCGCATGAAAGCCTCCGGTACGTCTATGGCATCCCCGAATGTGGTCAATCTGGTCGGAAAACTACTGGCTGTCAATCCCGATTTGACCCCGGCTGAGGTGATTGATGTCATTAAAGCGGGCGTCGAGACCAGCGAGGACAGCCGTCTGTTCCTCATTAATCCGAAACAATCGCTGAATGCGCTTGTATCCGATTAAATTGTAAATTCTGCACCAGGGACTGTTGAAGAAATGCCGCCGCATCATCAGCGTGCCGCGGCATTTTTTTGCACCTTGACCTACCGAACAAGCATCATCTTGAACCGGCGGCTCCCGCTGCTGATTCGGCAGATATAAACACCGGACGGCACAGCATGTCCCGCACGGTCACGGCCCTGCCAGGTCAGACGATGCCGCCCGGCATCATAGTGGCGCTTGTCCCGGCTGTAAACCGTTCTGCCCAGTGCGCTGTAAATATCGATTTGTACGTCTGCCGGGTGTGCGAGCACAAATTCAAACTGTGTACTCGAATTAAATGGATTTGGCCGGTTTGGATATAGAATAAACTTGCGGGGATAACTGACTGCAACGGTCAGCGAATCCAGAAACGTTCGTTTTCCGTCCGTGTCAATCTGAAATAACCGGTATTCAAAGTCGCCGTACCCGGCAGGCCGGTCTGTGTATGTATACATCTGTGGACGCGTCGTGGTGCCGGCGCCGTTGATAAAGGCGACCGGTATCGGAGCAGTTCCGGATGCTGAACGCTGGATTTCAAATCCCAGGTTCCGCTCCTCCGACGCGGTCTGCCACTGCAGATGCACCTGCTGATCCTCAACCCGGGCGCTGAATCCGGTCAGACTGACCGGCAGAAACTGGTCCGATGAATACACATCTCCCCAGGAACTCGGAACATCCGGCGAAGACGCAGACGGCCAGCCCAGGTCATCCTGACTGTATTCCCAAACCGCAAATCCCAGGGTATCGTCCTGTCCCGCGGTCACCCCCAGGGTACTGTAATCAACAAGCAATTCCACGGTCCAAAACGGGTTGGTCGATATATAGCAATCCCAGCCGGTTGCAGGGATTTGCGGTGTCCAGCTGCCGCTGCTGCCGATGTGCGCGCTCTGGCTGCCGTTGGAATTGACCCGGATGCACA from candidate division KSB1 bacterium includes these protein-coding regions:
- the tsaA gene encoding tRNA (N6-threonylcarbamoyladenosine(37)-N6)-methyltransferase TrmO — protein: MSDPILFEPIGIIHSPHTEPAQVPIQPVFCGNIRASVHLDPHYADGLLHLDGFSHIYLFYWFHRSAKTALQLTPYLMDKLVGIFATRAPHRPNKLGMSLVQLLQIEDNVLHIQGVDILDGTPLLDIKPYIKRFDQREQVRSGWQEGVDDDEAASRGNRDYKSD
- a CDS encoding S8 family serine peptidase, coding for MRTRRYFWVLFLFLVPVCVWGQKQKIEKLEDMPVFNYEIPAKPSDFIQQKSGFDAFVDQVEADLKGVLQDYEINDKTTLKDIYGALITVALLEQDAERVLKWVEKRRELEEKPASKLMSGLNARILAQTWQEKNSYEPDQIRDAFRAKFKAVVDSLPWDVVQDQVESTKGAFEMMSPNVYIGVVQSQMDPAFEKTNSISGEAAKSLLNIRSALTLMYHLRSEIIETYDAYIQNNKVEKQNIWPDRNVVFDGTEGYSPVLIGIWDSGVDADVFGDQMWVNADEQPDGADHDGNGYVDDIHGIAFDLEEYYSPDLLYPLPPEQAERTSDMIAQTKGLQDLQAAVNSEEAQVLRKRLGSMPSEQVKPFLEDLMMFALYMHGTHVSGIAADGNPYARILGARITFDYRSIPAPPSVEQATRACENYMNTVRYFQEHGVRTVNMSWGWTFSEIEGMLEANGIGKDAEERREKTREIFTIYKDGLYNAIKSAPEILFVTAAGNSDNDVEFDQVIPSSFDLPNLLVAGAVDQAGEETSFTSFGERVTLHANGFEVDSYLPGGTRMKASGTSMASPNVVNLVGKLLAVNPDLTPAEVIDVIKAGVETSEDSRLFLINPKQSLNALVSD